In Gossypium hirsutum isolate 1008001.06 chromosome D06, Gossypium_hirsutum_v2.1, whole genome shotgun sequence, one genomic interval encodes:
- the LOC107963704 gene encoding uncharacterized protein has translation MIQLLFMVIFSEMAVIMVLSFKTPFRKLVIMGLDRRKRGRGPVVVKTVAGTVFVVMVSSVYSMMEIQKRWVDDDGPVSSTDQVLMVRHLLEATLMGATIFLALMIDRLHHYIRELRIRRKTMDAVKKQGQGSDDKKPDGFDKVKSLEEEVMTLREKLKQLESDIEAKTKQINAAEVNTVALRKQSEGLLLEYDRLLEENESLRGQLQSLDRKLSRSDSKKNL, from the exons atgatTCAATTATTGTTCATGGTGATATTCTCAGAGATGGCGGTGATCATGGTATTATCATTCAAGACACCGTTTAGGAAGCTGGTGATAATGGGTCTGGATCGGCGTAAACGAGGACGAGGTCCTGTGGTGGTTAAGACGGTGGCCGGAACGGTGTTTGTAGTGATGGTGTCGAGCGTATACAGCATGATGGAGATCCAGAAACGTTGGGTCGATGATGATGGACCGGTTAGTTCAACGGACCAGGTTCTTATGGTCCGACACCTTCTTGAAGCTACTCTCATGG GGGCCACAATTTTCCTAGCACTAATGATAGATAGATTACACCATTATATCAGAGAACTCCGGATAAGAAGGAAGACCATGGATGCTGTCAAGAAACAAGGTCAAGGTTCCGATGATAAAAAACCCGATGGCTTTGACAAAGTTAAATCCTTGGAAGAAGAAGTAATGACTCTGCGTGAGAAACTTAAGCAGCTGGAGTCTGATATCGAGGCAAAGACTAAACAGATTAATGCTGCAGAAGTTAATACGGTTGCTTTAAGGAAACAATCCGAAGGTTTACTTCTCGAGTATGATCGGTTACTTGAGGAGAACGAAAGCCTTCGGGGTCAGTTGCAATCTTTGGACCGGAAATTGTCACGTTCAGATAGTAAGAAGAATTTATAA